From a single Shewanella donghaensis genomic region:
- a CDS encoding Lcl domain-containing protein, producing the protein MTQFGKLIFKRSSAMLVLLMTASLITACGSSDESSEDPGDVINPSNNAPIASAGNDQTVDTGMVVTLNGSMSSDIDGDPLSYLWTIDSAPNTSVTLTNAQSVIASFTPDSDGEYVISLVVNDGSDNSQADTIIIHSSSSNTHKAYAIVDTNQSICYSSSTGAAIACSGSGYDADYSGVQPSYSLSNDGLVVIDNVTGLIWQQSSDINSDGLLNYDDKLFQSAAVAHCDNLTLADRDDWRLPNVKEAYSLILFSGKDASDYQGTDTSTLVPFIDGVFDWAFGDLNSANDRIIDGQYASTTLYKSTTMNGDPTMFGVNYVDGRIKGYPTDTKPYYVRCVAGNEDYGTNEFVAQADGTVSDIATELMWQQNDAESSHWDDAVSQCETATTGSFSDWRLPNIKELQSLIDYSVSPDTHNMAAIDPIFNSSSLINEKGEIDWGYYWSSTTHVANSGDGSNATYVSFGRALGYMQNTILDVHGAGSQRSNDKLDVASEPGASSAVGVDGIFYYKGPQGDILRANNKLRCVRDFESVTAEPKQYTLFSPLGSTDTFLINTLGETVHTWQSEYRPGLSVYLTEEGELLRTGSIDSKPDVFEGQFGGSAGVIEILDWDSNVVWSQSLATDTYMSHHDVEQLPNGNILAIVWEAKTAAEALALGRTRVTDDTLWADAIYEICRSNSTNTCTDGEIVWRWSIWDHIVQDVDSSITNTYVSDINEHSDKVNLNLTSGGASSDWTHINSVDYNAETQQILVSVHNFNEYWIINHDALNQGIVSRVGNPAAYNGTEEQMLFVQHDAQWIEAGLPGAGNILVFNNGSGRSDGDYSSVDEFCGVNTNCTEGEIVSSYSEGVTGEFYASRISGAQRLANGNTLVCEGTKGRLFEYNSSHEITWEFDYGSQIFRATRYEGDYSGLEKLNL; encoded by the coding sequence ATGACACAATTTGGAAAATTAATATTTAAACGCTCAAGTGCAATGCTCGTCCTCCTAATGACTGCAAGCCTTATTACGGCCTGCGGCTCGAGTGATGAATCAAGTGAAGATCCTGGTGATGTTATTAATCCCAGTAATAATGCACCTATAGCAAGTGCTGGTAATGACCAAACGGTCGATACCGGTATGGTAGTGACACTTAACGGTAGTATGAGTTCAGATATAGATGGAGATCCGCTGAGTTACCTTTGGACGATTGACTCTGCACCAAATACTTCAGTGACGTTAACCAATGCTCAGAGCGTTATTGCCAGTTTCACCCCTGACAGTGATGGTGAATATGTTATTTCGTTAGTCGTTAACGATGGCAGTGATAATAGCCAGGCTGACACCATTATTATCCATAGCTCGAGCTCAAATACTCATAAAGCCTATGCCATTGTCGATACTAATCAAAGCATCTGTTATAGCTCGTCTACTGGGGCTGCAATAGCATGTAGCGGAAGCGGCTATGATGCCGATTACAGTGGTGTTCAGCCTAGCTATTCACTCAGTAATGATGGTCTGGTTGTTATCGATAATGTGACAGGGTTAATTTGGCAGCAAAGTAGCGATATCAATAGTGATGGCTTATTAAATTATGATGATAAGTTATTTCAGTCCGCGGCCGTGGCGCATTGTGACAATCTAACGTTAGCGGATCGAGACGATTGGCGTTTACCGAATGTTAAAGAGGCATACTCACTTATATTATTTAGTGGTAAAGACGCCAGTGACTACCAAGGGACAGACACTTCAACATTAGTGCCGTTTATTGATGGCGTTTTTGACTGGGCATTTGGTGATTTGAACTCTGCAAACGATCGCATCATCGATGGTCAATATGCTTCAACGACTTTATATAAAAGCACCACGATGAATGGTGACCCAACAATGTTTGGGGTTAACTATGTCGACGGTCGAATAAAAGGTTATCCAACCGATACTAAACCCTATTATGTACGCTGCGTTGCAGGCAATGAAGATTATGGTACCAATGAATTTGTCGCACAAGCTGATGGTACTGTAAGCGATATCGCCACGGAATTAATGTGGCAACAAAATGATGCTGAATCGAGTCATTGGGATGACGCAGTATCTCAATGTGAAACAGCCACTACCGGATCTTTTAGTGATTGGCGTTTACCAAATATTAAAGAGTTACAGAGTCTTATTGATTATTCAGTGTCACCAGATACCCATAACATGGCTGCAATCGATCCCATTTTTAACAGCAGTTCATTGATTAATGAAAAGGGAGAGATTGATTGGGGCTATTACTGGAGTTCAACCACGCATGTGGCCAATAGTGGTGATGGTAGTAACGCGACATATGTGTCATTTGGCCGTGCATTAGGCTACATGCAAAATACGATACTGGATGTTCATGGTGCAGGATCACAGCGCAGTAATGATAAATTAGATGTAGCAAGTGAACCTGGAGCAAGTTCGGCAGTTGGCGTTGATGGGATATTTTATTACAAAGGGCCACAAGGTGATATTTTACGTGCAAATAATAAACTCAGGTGCGTACGTGATTTCGAATCAGTTACCGCTGAACCAAAGCAATACACCTTATTTTCACCACTTGGCTCAACTGACACCTTTCTAATCAATACATTGGGCGAAACAGTCCATACTTGGCAAAGTGAATACCGCCCTGGGTTATCAGTGTATCTGACAGAAGAAGGGGAACTGTTACGTACAGGCTCCATTGACAGTAAACCTGATGTATTTGAAGGGCAATTTGGTGGTAGTGCCGGTGTCATTGAAATTCTGGATTGGGACAGTAATGTCGTTTGGAGTCAGTCACTCGCAACAGATACCTACATGAGTCACCATGATGTCGAGCAGCTTCCAAATGGTAATATCTTAGCCATAGTATGGGAAGCGAAAACAGCAGCTGAAGCGCTGGCTTTAGGTCGTACAAGAGTCACCGATGATACGTTATGGGCCGATGCGATATACGAAATTTGTCGTTCAAATAGTACAAATACCTGTACAGATGGTGAAATCGTTTGGCGTTGGAGTATTTGGGACCATATCGTGCAAGATGTTGATAGCTCAATTACCAATACTTACGTAAGCGATATCAATGAGCACAGTGACAAGGTGAATCTTAACCTGACCAGCGGTGGAGCTTCTTCAGATTGGACTCATATTAATTCGGTTGATTACAATGCTGAAACCCAGCAGATATTAGTCAGTGTGCATAATTTCAATGAATACTGGATTATTAATCATGACGCGTTAAATCAAGGAATAGTCTCTCGAGTCGGCAATCCAGCTGCTTACAATGGCACTGAAGAACAAATGTTATTTGTCCAACACGACGCGCAGTGGATTGAAGCAGGTTTACCCGGTGCAGGTAATATATTGGTATTCAATAATGGTAGTGGCAGATCTGATGGCGATTACTCATCCGTCGATGAATTTTGTGGTGTTAACACTAACTGCACTGAAGGTGAAATAGTCAGCAGTTACAGTGAAGGGGTTACTGGTGAGTTTTACGCTAGTCGCATATCAGGTGCACAACGATTAGCAAATGGGAATACCCTTGTATGTGAAGGGACTAAGGGCCGACTATTCGAATATAACAGTAGTCATGAAATAACGTGGGAGTTTGACTATGGTTCGCAAATATTCAGAGCGACTCGTTATGAAGGAGATTATTCAGGCTTGGAAAAATTAAACCTGTAG
- the rnm gene encoding RNase RNM, whose protein sequence is MITDTLLADLHSHTTASDGVLSPAELVERAIDKGVQMFAITDHDTVDGLSEAHEFNNKHTTPLKLINGVEISTRWNNFDIHIVGLNMDITDPVLLEFLIQQRELRELRAKEIGIRLAKAGIEGAYEGAKKYAAGAAISRGHYARWLAENGYAKDMPSVFKRYLARNKTGYVPNNWGDMANAIDIIHRSGGVAVLAHPSGYKLSGKWLKKLVREYKEAGGDAMEVVLGQQSIDDRANLVALSHLNNLMGSIGSDFHFPSNWIELGKNLFQPAGIQWVWQAESWTERT, encoded by the coding sequence ATGATAACAGACACTCTATTGGCCGATCTTCACAGCCACACGACCGCATCTGACGGCGTACTCTCTCCAGCTGAACTTGTTGAACGTGCCATTGATAAGGGCGTACAAATGTTCGCTATTACCGATCATGACACTGTCGATGGACTGTCTGAAGCACATGAATTTAATAATAAGCATACAACGCCATTAAAACTCATTAATGGCGTTGAAATTTCTACACGTTGGAACAACTTTGATATCCATATTGTCGGTTTGAATATGGATATTACTGATCCTGTATTGCTTGAGTTTCTTATTCAACAACGTGAGCTGCGTGAGCTTCGCGCTAAAGAGATTGGCATACGTTTAGCAAAGGCTGGTATTGAAGGCGCATACGAAGGTGCAAAGAAATATGCTGCAGGCGCTGCCATAAGCCGTGGTCATTATGCGCGCTGGTTAGCCGAAAACGGCTATGCTAAAGATATGCCCAGCGTGTTTAAACGCTATCTAGCCCGCAATAAAACTGGTTATGTTCCAAATAATTGGGGTGATATGGCCAATGCCATTGATATTATTCACCGCAGCGGCGGCGTAGCAGTTCTTGCGCACCCAAGTGGATATAAACTATCGGGTAAATGGCTTAAAAAATTAGTCCGTGAATATAAAGAAGCGGGCGGAGATGCGATGGAAGTCGTATTAGGTCAACAAAGTATTGATGACAGAGCTAACTTGGTCGCGCTGAGTCACTTGAATAACCTTATGGGTTCAATTGGCAGCGATTTTCATTTCCCGAGCAATTGGATTGAGTTAGGTAAAAATTTATTCCAACCAGCTGGCATTCAGTGGGTATGGCAAGCAGAATCTTGGACGGAGCGAACATGA
- a CDS encoding segregation and condensation protein A: MQGIQKSLPLAVVRGEAFDAMPNDLFIPPEALEVFLETFEGPLDLLLYLIRKQKLDVVDLPIEKITIQYLAYIEILTEARIELAADYLVMAATLAEIKSRLLLPKMATEEDDDEDPRVVLIRQLKAYEVIKQASADLDELPRLERDVFLAQAKVSPNVKPMVMPPEVSLVDIAQAFSDVLKRIDANEHHHVKRELLSTRERMSQILALLSTEHYVPFTDLFNVSEGRAGVVVSFLALMELVKELLVELVQNEPLAPIYVKAF, encoded by the coding sequence ATGCAGGGTATCCAGAAAAGTTTACCTTTAGCTGTTGTTCGAGGCGAAGCGTTTGACGCAATGCCTAATGATTTGTTCATTCCACCTGAAGCGCTTGAAGTGTTTTTAGAAACATTTGAAGGCCCATTAGATTTATTATTGTACTTAATTCGTAAGCAAAAACTCGATGTAGTTGACTTACCTATTGAGAAAATTACCATTCAATATTTAGCCTATATTGAAATTTTAACAGAAGCAAGAATTGAGTTAGCAGCTGATTACCTAGTCATGGCTGCCACATTAGCAGAGATTAAATCACGACTTCTTTTGCCTAAAATGGCCACTGAAGAAGACGATGATGAAGATCCCCGTGTAGTGTTAATTCGTCAATTAAAAGCTTATGAAGTCATTAAACAGGCATCTGCCGATTTAGATGAACTACCAAGGCTTGAGCGAGATGTCTTTTTAGCGCAAGCCAAAGTCTCGCCAAATGTAAAACCTATGGTGATGCCACCAGAAGTGTCTTTAGTGGATATTGCACAGGCATTTTCTGACGTGCTTAAAAGAATCGATGCTAACGAGCATCACCATGTAAAACGAGAGTTATTATCGACTCGAGAACGAATGAGTCAGATATTAGCTTTGTTATCGACTGAGCATTATGTGCCATTTACTGATTTATTTAATGTCAGTGAAGGCCGAGCTGGTGTGGTAGTGAGTTTTTTAGCCTTGATGGAATTGGTTAAAGAGCTATTGGTTGAATTAGTTCAAAATGAGCCCTTAGCGCCAATTTATGTAAAAGCGTTTTAA
- the rluB gene encoding 23S rRNA pseudouridine(2605) synthase RluB, with amino-acid sequence MSEKLQKVLARAGHGSRREMEAWIAAGRISVDGEIASLGDRVEADAKIRIDGRAITIKTEDDIICRVLAYHKPEGEICSRKDPEGRTTVFERLPKIRDSRWVAVGRLDINTSGLLLFTSDGELANRLMHPSNEVDREYAVRTFGEVTESNVQQLRKGVTLEDGPANFDTIKPAGGEGLNKWWHVTLKEGRNREVRRLWESQEVQVSRLIRIRYGKVELPKSLPRGGWVELDMEQVNYLRKVAGLEAETRTMLGTDKHSVARSKVKGAKIRRAVRKHKAAPVRAKSTRQRT; translated from the coding sequence ATGAGCGAAAAATTGCAGAAAGTCTTGGCCCGTGCAGGCCATGGCTCCCGTCGTGAGATGGAGGCATGGATTGCTGCAGGCCGTATTAGTGTAGACGGAGAAATTGCCAGCTTGGGTGATCGCGTTGAAGCAGATGCTAAAATCCGCATAGATGGCCGTGCCATTACTATCAAAACCGAAGACGACATTATTTGTCGTGTGTTGGCATATCATAAGCCGGAAGGCGAAATTTGTAGTCGTAAAGATCCTGAAGGAAGAACAACGGTTTTCGAACGCTTACCAAAAATACGTGATTCACGTTGGGTAGCTGTTGGCCGTTTGGATATCAATACTTCAGGTTTATTGTTATTCACCTCTGACGGTGAATTAGCAAACCGCTTAATGCATCCATCAAACGAAGTCGATCGTGAATATGCGGTCCGTACTTTTGGCGAAGTGACTGAATCGAATGTTCAACAGCTTCGTAAAGGCGTGACATTAGAAGATGGACCAGCAAACTTTGATACCATTAAACCAGCTGGTGGCGAAGGCCTAAACAAATGGTGGCATGTGACCTTGAAAGAAGGTCGTAACCGCGAAGTTCGTCGTTTGTGGGAGTCACAAGAAGTACAGGTTAGTCGTCTAATTCGTATTCGTTACGGCAAGGTCGAATTGCCTAAATCATTACCTCGTGGTGGTTGGGTTGAACTTGATATGGAACAAGTGAATTACCTGCGTAAAGTCGCAGGTTTAGAAGCTGAAACACGTACCATGCTAGGCACTGACAAACACAGTGTAGCTCGTTCAAAAGTGAAAGGTGCTAAGATTCGTCGTGCAGTGCGTAAGCACAAAGCAGCGCCAGTACGAGCTAAGTCAACGCGTCAACGCACTTAA
- a CDS encoding porin codes for MIRKTAVAVALASLFCMNAANAVSIYEEDNGDNIHLYGEVGVGGHFGTNSDYNHDEFYDTKGYVDDSFATLGVKGQRQNFIYRLELDYQRRNWLGGDGEFELAIDKMYVGYIFDDNHWIELGLTDTAFDEYDHFGDFTFNKSVETGEAGDQENTVKYEAKFEHLIYGVSYSYEGKHKNGSPQGDIVNGYAGWKSDFVSVVAGVEARGGSEGDSKYGEQQLFGLGMRVHITSDIALGFNGFIEDEDLAIRKSGDVYLAYETFRNYGVTLSGKYDLTESWEIIASANHEQYESWDVESPGFDYTELPAEYGKDRRWASLGFNFRPAKDIILSVEGRVGEAPEAAYAYARMYF; via the coding sequence ATGATTAGAAAAACAGCCGTTGCAGTCGCCTTAGCTTCTTTATTTTGTATGAATGCTGCTAACGCAGTTTCAATATATGAAGAAGATAATGGAGATAACATTCATCTATATGGTGAAGTGGGTGTAGGGGGTCATTTTGGTACCAATTCAGATTACAACCATGATGAATTTTACGATACCAAAGGTTATGTAGATGACAGTTTTGCCACTTTAGGTGTTAAAGGCCAGCGTCAAAACTTTATCTACCGTTTAGAGTTAGATTATCAACGTCGAAATTGGCTTGGTGGTGACGGTGAGTTTGAACTGGCAATCGACAAAATGTATGTCGGTTATATATTTGATGATAATCATTGGATTGAACTTGGTTTAACTGATACTGCATTTGATGAATATGATCATTTTGGTGATTTTACTTTTAACAAATCTGTAGAAACTGGCGAAGCCGGTGACCAGGAAAATACCGTTAAATATGAAGCTAAATTTGAACACCTAATTTACGGTGTTTCATATTCATATGAAGGTAAGCATAAAAACGGCTCTCCACAAGGCGACATCGTCAATGGTTATGCTGGTTGGAAGTCAGACTTTGTTTCTGTTGTAGCGGGTGTTGAAGCGCGCGGCGGCTCTGAAGGTGACTCTAAGTATGGCGAGCAGCAGCTATTCGGTTTAGGTATGCGCGTTCACATTACTTCTGATATTGCTTTAGGTTTTAATGGCTTTATCGAAGATGAAGACTTAGCTATTCGTAAAAGTGGCGATGTTTATCTTGCTTATGAAACGTTCCGTAACTACGGCGTGACCCTAAGTGGTAAATATGACCTTACTGAATCTTGGGAAATTATCGCTTCTGCAAATCATGAGCAATATGAAAGCTGGGATGTTGAAAGTCCAGGTTTCGACTACACCGAGCTTCCTGCTGAGTACGGCAAAGATCGTCGTTGGGCAAGTTTAGGTTTCAACTTCCGACCTGCAAAAGACATCATTTTGTCAGTTGAAGGCCGAGTTGGCGAAGCGCCAGAAGCTGCTTATGCATATGCACGCATGTACTTCTAG
- a CDS encoding anthranilate synthase component 1 yields the protein MKHQFSHVVTQKQTLAYHADPLSLYQHITANAPHTMLLESAEIESKDHLKSIVLTHAAMMVRCDGYKLTFTALTDNGASLLAPISDFFKSSEQQQQDNVITVHLAKVAERLDEDARLKSTSPLDGLRMFIQHIQTNQTDAFEDLFLGGVLAYDLIDTVEPLPEVPNADNDCPDYLFYLAETLILVDHQTQQADIITHQFSDNMALADTLFQRVNDLKENCQTLAAVEPLVTVDATTQVNISDETYKQTVIDLKEHIVAGDIFQVVPSRSFSLPCPNTLGAYRALRLTNPSPYMFYFRGPDFTLFGASPESALKYDAASNQVEVYPIAGTRQRGKTLDGTIDFDLDSRIELELRLDKKELSEHLMLVDLARNDIARISQSGSRKVAELLKVDRYSHVMHLVSRVTGQLREDLDALHAYQACMNMGTLVGAPKVRASQLVREAEKARRGSYGGAVGYLNGLGDMDTCIVIRSAFVKNDVAFIQAGAGVVFDSNPQAEADETRQKAQAVISAIKMGGGL from the coding sequence ATGAAGCATCAATTTTCCCATGTGGTAACCCAAAAGCAGACATTAGCGTATCACGCTGATCCATTGAGTCTTTATCAACACATAACTGCTAACGCGCCGCATACCATGTTGTTAGAGTCAGCAGAAATAGAAAGCAAAGATCATCTAAAGAGTATTGTATTAACCCATGCTGCAATGATGGTTCGTTGTGATGGTTATAAACTCACCTTTACTGCATTAACTGATAACGGCGCGAGCTTACTTGCACCAATCAGTGACTTTTTCAAATCAAGTGAACAGCAGCAACAAGATAACGTCATCACGGTACATTTAGCAAAAGTGGCTGAGCGATTAGATGAAGATGCGCGATTAAAATCAACCTCTCCACTTGATGGTTTAAGAATGTTTATTCAACACATTCAAACCAATCAAACAGATGCCTTTGAAGATTTATTTTTAGGTGGCGTATTGGCCTATGATTTGATTGATACCGTAGAGCCGTTACCTGAAGTCCCTAATGCTGATAATGATTGTCCTGATTACTTATTCTATTTAGCTGAAACGTTAATACTAGTCGACCACCAAACCCAGCAAGCCGATATCATTACTCACCAATTTTCAGACAATATGGCTTTAGCTGATACCCTATTTCAACGGGTTAATGACCTTAAAGAAAATTGCCAAACATTAGCAGCTGTTGAGCCATTAGTGACCGTTGATGCGACAACCCAAGTCAACATCAGTGATGAAACATACAAACAAACGGTAATCGACTTAAAAGAGCATATTGTTGCTGGTGATATTTTTCAGGTAGTCCCTTCAAGAAGTTTTAGTCTGCCCTGCCCAAATACTTTAGGTGCTTACCGCGCATTAAGACTGACCAATCCAAGCCCTTACATGTTTTATTTCCGCGGCCCTGATTTCACCTTATTTGGCGCATCACCTGAAAGCGCACTCAAATATGATGCCGCCAGTAATCAAGTGGAAGTTTACCCAATAGCAGGCACACGTCAGCGCGGTAAAACCCTTGATGGTACCATTGATTTTGATTTAGACAGTCGTATCGAGCTTGAACTACGCCTTGATAAGAAAGAGCTTTCTGAACACTTAATGTTAGTGGATTTAGCCCGTAACGATATCGCCCGCATTAGCCAAAGTGGCAGCCGTAAAGTCGCTGAATTATTAAAAGTTGATCGCTACTCGCATGTGATGCACTTAGTCAGTCGCGTAACAGGGCAATTACGCGAAGACTTAGATGCACTGCATGCTTATCAGGCGTGTATGAATATGGGCACCTTAGTGGGCGCACCCAAAGTACGCGCATCACAACTGGTTCGTGAAGCAGAAAAAGCCCGTCGAGGCAGTTATGGCGGCGCTGTAGGTTACCTTAATGGTCTTGGTGATATGGATACCTGTATCGTTATCCGCTCAGCCTTTGTAAAAAATGATGTGGCATTTATTCAAGCAGGTGCAGGTGTGGTGTTTGATTCAAACCCACAAGCAGAAGCTGACGAAACTCGTCAAAAGGCACAAGCCGTTATATCAGCAATTAAAATGGGAGGCGGACTATGA
- a CDS encoding aminodeoxychorismate/anthranilate synthase component II, with product MKLYLLDNFDSFTYNLVDQFRSLGFEVLIYRNDVSADYLAEKLINEAGKAALVLSPGPGAPHEAGCMMELIGKVAGKVPMLGICLGHQAMVEYYGGKVERAPFVVHGKASPTIHTGEGVFANLPSPLPVARYHSLVATKVPDCLDIIATTDDMPMAVLHPQDKAVGFQFHPESILTTLGCTLLTQTLSYLTNTSASVDSPAKGTL from the coding sequence ATGAAACTGTATTTATTAGATAACTTCGACTCTTTCACCTATAACCTAGTAGATCAATTTCGCAGTTTAGGCTTTGAAGTTCTCATTTACCGTAATGATGTTAGCGCAGACTATTTAGCTGAAAAACTGATTAACGAAGCAGGTAAAGCGGCACTAGTTTTATCACCAGGACCTGGCGCCCCGCACGAAGCAGGTTGCATGATGGAATTAATCGGTAAAGTTGCCGGTAAAGTGCCAATGCTGGGGATCTGTTTAGGTCATCAAGCGATGGTGGAATATTACGGCGGTAAAGTTGAGCGCGCCCCTTTTGTTGTTCATGGTAAAGCGAGTCCAACTATTCATACTGGCGAAGGTGTATTTGCCAACCTTCCTTCACCACTGCCTGTTGCCCGCTATCACAGTTTGGTCGCCACCAAAGTACCCGATTGTTTAGACATTATTGCCACCACTGATGATATGCCAATGGCCGTATTGCACCCACAAGATAAAGCGGTTGGGTTTCAATTCCACCCAGAATCAATATTAACCACCTTAGGCTGCACCTTATTAACCCAAACACTGTCTTATCTGACTAATACGTCAGCAAGTGT
- the scpB gene encoding SMC-Scp complex subunit ScpB, translated as MQINTIQLKQLIEASLFVLGKPLTVKALKDTVLVKFDVSRVRIKECLDELQQDYQERGVQLVEVAGGYRFQTQELLSEFLQPLWQEKSPKYSRATLETLAVIAYRQPVTRGDIEHVRGVAVSSHIIKSLADRHWVKAVGHKEVPGRPALYATTSEFLSYFGLKALADLPSLSDEESLQALFEKVSMTPQQTEESN; from the coding sequence ATGCAAATAAACACGATTCAATTAAAACAATTAATCGAAGCGAGTCTATTTGTTTTGGGGAAACCGCTTACCGTCAAAGCATTAAAAGATACCGTATTAGTCAAATTTGATGTTTCTCGGGTTCGCATTAAAGAATGCCTCGATGAGTTACAACAAGATTATCAAGAGCGTGGGGTACAACTAGTCGAAGTGGCTGGTGGTTATCGCTTTCAAACCCAAGAGCTGTTAAGTGAATTCTTACAACCATTGTGGCAAGAGAAATCCCCTAAATATTCACGTGCGACGTTAGAAACCTTAGCAGTTATTGCTTATAGGCAACCGGTTACCCGCGGTGATATTGAACATGTAAGAGGTGTGGCCGTCAGCAGCCACATAATAAAGAGTTTAGCTGATAGACATTGGGTAAAAGCTGTGGGGCATAAAGAAGTTCCTGGGAGACCAGCACTGTATGCCACCACCAGTGAGTTTTTATCCTATTTTGGCTTGAAAGCGTTAGCGGATTTACCGTCGTTATCGGATGAAGAGTCATTGCAGGCGTTATTTGAGAAAGTCTCAATGACACCACAACAAACAGAAGAGTCGAACTAG
- a CDS encoding L-threonylcarbamoyladenylate synthase, with product MSQFFYIHDENPQARLISQAVNILKQGGVIVYPTDSGYALGCMMGEKDAMTRMARIRKIDNDNNFSLMCRDLSELANFAKVDNQAYRLLKSCTPGPYTFIFKASKEVPRRLQCAKKKTIGIRVPNNLIALALLEALEAPIMSTSLLMPNEEFAESDPEHIRDILEHSVDAIIHGGYLAENQTTVIDMSEGEIDIVREGAGDISLFA from the coding sequence ATGAGCCAATTCTTTTATATACATGATGAAAACCCGCAGGCGAGATTAATTAGCCAAGCGGTGAATATTTTAAAACAAGGTGGGGTGATTGTTTACCCGACAGACTCTGGTTATGCACTAGGTTGCATGATGGGTGAAAAAGATGCGATGACCCGCATGGCGCGCATTCGTAAGATTGATAACGACAATAACTTTTCATTAATGTGTCGTGATTTATCTGAACTGGCAAATTTTGCCAAAGTGGACAATCAAGCCTATCGCTTACTCAAAAGTTGCACCCCAGGGCCTTATACTTTCATCTTTAAAGCCAGCAAAGAAGTGCCGCGCCGTCTACAATGTGCTAAGAAAAAAACGATTGGTATTCGCGTGCCTAATAATTTGATTGCGCTAGCCTTACTTGAAGCATTAGAAGCGCCGATTATGTCGACTAGCCTATTGATGCCAAATGAAGAGTTTGCTGAATCTGATCCTGAGCATATCCGCGATATTTTAGAGCACAGCGTAGATGCGATTATTCACGGTGGTTATCTTGCTGAAAACCAAACCACAGTGATTGATATGTCTGAAGGTGAGATTGATATCGTACGTGAAGGTGCGGGCGATATTAGCTTATTTGCCTAA